The Microplitis mediator isolate UGA2020A chromosome 8, iyMicMedi2.1, whole genome shotgun sequence genome has a window encoding:
- the LOC130673682 gene encoding transient receptor potential-gamma protein isoform X4, producing the protein MTTRTPRMSMSGRPGGFFRGMGSQHHHHHHQQHVSFDPEAPEPPPPPPMPQYHHQTSNFLEKPDVDKKVKRHSIHGMMEEENVVRPHQEMASLSLAEKKYLLAVERGDVASVRRMLQRAQQDEWIKINCVDPLGRSALLMAIDNENLEMVELLIEYKVDTKDALLHAISEEFVEAVEVLLEHEETLHRKGDPHVSSSAVSSACHMPSWEALHPDTATFTPDITPLILSAHRDNYEIIKILLDRGSVLPMPHDVRCGCDECVTSRMEDSLRHSRSRINAYRALASPSLIALSSKDPILTAFELSWELRRLSFLEHEFKCEYQELRRQCQDFATALLDHTRSSHELEVLLNHDPTGPAFEHGERMHLNRLKLAIKLRQKKFVAHPNVQQLLASIWYEGLPGFRRKNMVLQVLEIVRIGILFPIFSVAYIIAPHSNFGQTMRKPFIKFICHSASYFTFLFMLILASQRIESVIGLWMGQDISEHEQTTPTKRGAAPTLVEWFILAWVSGLIWSEVKQLWDVGLEEYANDMWNVIDFVTNSLYVATVALRVVAYYRVQKENEGQLAGMIVELQREQWDTWDPMLISEGLFSAANIFSSLKLVYIFSVNPHLGPLQVSLSRMVMDIMKFFFLYVLVLFAFSCGLNQLLWYYADMEKKRCPSASYPYSNNNTTTDSNACIVWRRFANLFETIQTLFWAVFGLIDLESFELDGIKVFTRFWGMLMFGTYSVINIVVLLNLLIAMMNHSYQLISERADVEWKFARSKLWISYFEEGGTVPPPFNIIPTPKSMWYIGKWIYRKFCGHSRAAKKEHMRTIRRKAKQASERDLRYQSIMRNLVRRYVTVEQRKTEGEGVTEDDVNEIKQDISAFRCELIEILKKSGMNTSTSSGTGTGAGGKKNRQKERRLMKGFNIAPQPPGGSGTLPPVAEFIASLQQAQDENSENQELFGSTLSSIFGPATTPKKNPHHISTNSVPGLTTSNRQNRCTRNGSRKRRWGTLIEAAKARSRLIAGRSRSEDSMYPPASEDGGFRSEGSSDSKSSLDGAPQLPSTHEHSQVTTQSTNGRNDNHHVFSHGLGPALAALRKKRKKFSASRASTPVITSENASTVDSLSTLPVRNSSASSAIGKTTKNQLHRASSVPARSPDLSAHNLSRRHDSTQSQQPSLDTIEIVSVSERLENDDVRIDVEPLSPSTTEESFLGQPTTSRDSVPVQSLTTSVKRNGSATQLQRLPGIETIRDVTSGWL; encoded by the exons cGACACAGTATTCATGGAATGATGGAAGAAGAAAATGTAGTAAGGCCACATCAAGAGATGGCAAGTCTTTCTttggctgaaaaaaaatatcttctaGCTGTTGAACGCGGTGATGTTGCTTCTGTAAGgag gaTGTTACAACGAGCTCAACAGGACGagtggataaaaataaattgtgtgGATCCATTGGGCAGATCAGCGCTTCTAATGGCAATAGACAATGAAAATCTTGAGATGGTTGAGTTATTAATAGAGTACAAAGTCGACACTAAAGATGCATTATTACACGCAATATCTGAAGAATTTGTAGAAGCTGTTGAGGTGCTTCTCGAGCACGAGGAGACTCTACACAGGAAAGGCGATCCCCACGTAAGCAGCTCGGCTGTGTCGTCTGCTTGTCATATGCCC agTTGGGAAGCACTTCATCCAGACACAGCAACTTTTACTCCAGATATTACGCCCCTAATTCTCTCAGCTCATCGagataattatgaaattattaaaatacttttggacCGCGGTTCTGTTTTGCCTATGCCACATGATGTTCGTTGTGG GTGTGACGAGTGTGTAACCTCAAGAATGGAGGATTCGCTGCGACATTCAAGAAGTAGAATAAATGCATACAGAGCACTGGCATCTCCTTCACTGATAGCTTTGTCTTCCAAAGATCCCATTCTTACGGCCTTTGAATTGTCGTGGGAGTTACGGCGACTGTCTTTCCTAGAGCACGAGTTCAAATGTGAATACCAG GAACTTCGACGTCAGTGTCAGGATTTCGCTACTGCACTCCTAGATCACACGAGAAGTTCCCACGAACTTGAAGTACTTCTCAATCATGATCCAACGGGACCAGCATTTGAACACGGGGAACGTATGCATTTGAATCGGTTGAAATTAGCTATTAAACTTCGTCAAAAAAAG TTTGTTGCTCACCCAAATGTACAGCAGCTCTTAGCGTCAATTTGGTACGAAGGATTACCAGGGTTCCGCAGAAAAAATATGGTACTGCAGGTATTAGAAATAGTGAGAATCGGAATTCTCTTTCCAATCTTCAGCGTTGCATACATAATCGCACCTCACAGTAACTTCGGACAAACAATGAGGAAgccttttattaaattcatctGCCACTCTGCTTCCTACTTCACATTTCTCT TCATGCTGATACTTGCCAGCCAGAGGATAGAAAGTGTAATTGGTCTCTGGATGGGTCAAGATATCTCTGAACACGAGCAAACAACTCCAACAAAACGCGGAGCAGCTCCAACTCTCGTTGAATG GTTTATCTTGGCCTGGGTGTCAGGACTAATTTGGTCCGAAGTTAAACAACTGTGGGATGTAGGACTCGAGGAATATGCTAATGACATGTGGAATGTAATTGACTTTGTCACAAATTCACTTTACGTTGCCACTGTCGCGTTAAGAGTTGTGGCTTACTATCGAGTTCAAAAGGAAAATGAAGGGCAATTAGCTGGTATGATAGTTGAACTCCAGAGAGAGCAATGGGACACGTGGGATCCCATGCTCATATCAGAGGGACTTTTTTCAGCTGCTAACATtttcag CTCGTTGAAGCTGGTTTATATCTTCTCGGTAAATCCTCATTTGGGTCCACTACAGGTATCATTATCCCGAATGGTTATGgatattatgaaattttttttcctctatgtACTTGTATTATTTGCATTCTCCTGTG gACTCAATCAACTGTTGTGGTATTACGCGGATATGGAGAAAAAAAGATGCCCGTCGGCTTCGTATCCTTACAGTAATAACAATACCACCACTGATTCAAATGCTTGTATTGTTTGGAGACGTTTTgctaa CCTTTTTGAAACAATTCAAACACTTTTTTGGGCAGTATTCGGTCTAATAGATCTCGAAAGTTTTGAACTGGACGGTATCAAAGTATTCACAAGATTCTGGGGCATGCTGATGTTCGGTACTTACTCAGTTATAAATATAGTCGTATTATTAAATCTACTGATCGCAATGATGAATCACTCGTATCAGCTGATATCC GAGCGTGCAGACGTTGAATGGAAGTTTGCAAGAAGCAAATTATGGATCAGTTACTTCGAAGAAGGGGGAACTGTACCACCGCCGTTCAATATTATACCGACGCCTAAAAGCATGTGGTACATAGGCAAATGGATCTATAGAAAATTCTGTGGGCATAGTAGAGCTGCTAAAAAAGAACACATGAGAACTATACGT CGTAAAGCGAAGCAGGCGTCAGAGCGAGATCTGAGGTATCAAAGTATCATGAGAAATCTCGTGAGAAGATACGTGACTGTGGAGCAGAGAAAAACCGAGGGTGAAGGTGTCACTGAAGACGACGTCAATGAAATAAAGCAGGACATCAGCGCATTCAGATGTGAACTTATTGAGATCCTGAAGAAGTCTGGAATGAATACATCAACATCCTCTGGAACCGGTACCG GCGCtgggggtaaaaaaaatagacagAAAGAGCGAAGATTGATGAAAGGATTTAATATTGCGCCCCAGCCACCCGGTGGCAGTGGAACTTTACCGCCGGTTGCGGAGTTTATTGCGTCTCTACAGCAGGCTCAGGACGAAAACTCGGAAAATCAGGAGCTCTTCGGTAGCACATTGAGTAGCATATTTGGACCTGCAACTACTCCTAAGAAGAACCCTCATCATATTAGCACAAATAGTGTACCGGGTCTGACGACTAGCAATCGACAGAATCGGTGCACACGCAATGGATCCCGTAAACGCCGCTGGGGAACTTTGATTGAAGCTGCCAAAGCACGTTCACGGCTCattg ccGGTAGATCGAGGTCTGAAGATTCCATGTATCCACCAGCGTCTGAAGACGGCGGATTCCGTTCCGAGGGTTCATCAGATTCAAAATCATCTTTAGACGGTGCCCCGCAACTTCCATCAACTCACGAACATTCCCAAGTGACAACCCAGAGCACCAACGGACGTAACGATAATCACCACGTGTTTTCTCACGGTCTAGGTCCAGCTCTCGCAGCTCTTCGTAAGaagcgcaaaaaattttccgcATCTCGTGCTTCGACTCCCGTAATAACCAGCGAAAATGCCAGTACTGTCGACAGTTTATCAACGTTGCCAGTTCGAAACTCATCGGCATCTTCGGCGATCGGTAAAACGACGAAAAATCAATTACACCGAGCTAGCAGTGTCCCAGCTCGCAGTCCAGATCTTTCGGCGCACAATTTATCAAGACGGCACGACTCGACCCAGAGTCAGCAGCCAAGTCTCGACACCATTGAGATTGTTAGTGTTAGTGAGCGACTCG AAAACGATGATGTAAGAATAGATGTTGAACCGCTGAGTCCTTCAACGACGGAAGAAAGTTTTCTGGGTCAACCGACAACCTCAAGGGACTCAGTACCAGTTCAGAGTCTTACAACAAGCGTCAAAAGAAACGGTTCTGCGACACAATTGCAGAGACTACCAGGCATTGAGACAATTCGTGATGTCACCTCCGGCTGGCTCTGA
- the LOC130673682 gene encoding transient receptor potential-gamma protein isoform X2 has product MTGTYRRSVSTESAGEDEDSIGGEETITNLAMTTRTPRMSMSGRPGGFFRGMGSQHHHHHHQQHVSFDPEAPEPPPPPPMPQYHHQTSNFLEKPDVDKKVKRHSIHGMMEEENVVRPHQEMASLSLAEKKYLLAVERGDVASVRRMLQRAQQDEWIKINCVDPLGRSALLMAIDNENLEMVELLIEYKVDTKDALLHAISEEFVEAVEVLLEHEETLHRKGDPHVSSSAVSSACHMPSWEALHPDTATFTPDITPLILSAHRDNYEIIKILLDRGSVLPMPHDVRCGCDECVTSRMEDSLRHSRSRINAYRALASPSLIALSSKDPILTAFELSWELRRLSFLEHEFKCEYQELRRQCQDFATALLDHTRSSHELEVLLNHDPTGPAFEHGERMHLNRLKLAIKLRQKKFVAHPNVQQLLASIWYEGLPGFRRKNMVLQVLEIVRIGILFPIFSVAYIIAPHSNFGQTMRKPFIKFICHSASYFTFLFMLILASQRIESVIGLWMGQDISEHEQTTPTKRGAAPTLVEWFILAWVSGLIWSEVKQLWDVGLEEYANDMWNVIDFVTNSLYVATVALRVVAYYRVQKENEGQLAGMIVELQREQWDTWDPMLISEGLFSAANIFSSLKLVYIFSVNPHLGPLQVSLSRMVMDIMKFFFLYVLVLFAFSCGLNQLLWYYADMEKKRCPSASYPYSNNNTTTDSNACIVWRRFANLFETIQTLFWAVFGLIDLESFELDGIKVFTRFWGMLMFGTYSVINIVVLLNLLIAMMNHSYQLISERADVEWKFARSKLWISYFEEGGTVPPPFNIIPTPKSMWYIGKWIYRKFCGHSRAAKKEHMRTIRRKAKQASERDLRYQSIMRNLVRRYVTVEQRKTEGEGVTEDDVNEIKQDISAFRCELIEILKKSGMNTSTSSGTGTGAGGKKNRQKERRLMKGFNIAPQPPGGSGTLPPVAEFIASLQQAQDENSENQELFGSTLSSIFGPATTPKKNPHHISTNSVPGLTTSNRQNRCTRNGSRKRRWGTLIEAAKARSRLIAGRSRSEDSMYPPASEDGGFRSEGSSDSKSSLDGAPQLPSTHEHSQVTTQSTNGRNDNHHVFSHGLGPALAALRKKRKKFSASRASTPVITSENASTVDSLSTLPVRNSSASSAIGKTTKNQLHRASSVPARSPDLSAHNLSRRHDSTQSQQPSLDTIEIVSVSERLENDDVRIDVEPLSPSTTEESFLGQPTTSRDSVPVQSLTTSVKRNGSATQLQRLPGIETIRDVTSGWL; this is encoded by the exons cGACACAGTATTCATGGAATGATGGAAGAAGAAAATGTAGTAAGGCCACATCAAGAGATGGCAAGTCTTTCTttggctgaaaaaaaatatcttctaGCTGTTGAACGCGGTGATGTTGCTTCTGTAAGgag gaTGTTACAACGAGCTCAACAGGACGagtggataaaaataaattgtgtgGATCCATTGGGCAGATCAGCGCTTCTAATGGCAATAGACAATGAAAATCTTGAGATGGTTGAGTTATTAATAGAGTACAAAGTCGACACTAAAGATGCATTATTACACGCAATATCTGAAGAATTTGTAGAAGCTGTTGAGGTGCTTCTCGAGCACGAGGAGACTCTACACAGGAAAGGCGATCCCCACGTAAGCAGCTCGGCTGTGTCGTCTGCTTGTCATATGCCC agTTGGGAAGCACTTCATCCAGACACAGCAACTTTTACTCCAGATATTACGCCCCTAATTCTCTCAGCTCATCGagataattatgaaattattaaaatacttttggacCGCGGTTCTGTTTTGCCTATGCCACATGATGTTCGTTGTGG GTGTGACGAGTGTGTAACCTCAAGAATGGAGGATTCGCTGCGACATTCAAGAAGTAGAATAAATGCATACAGAGCACTGGCATCTCCTTCACTGATAGCTTTGTCTTCCAAAGATCCCATTCTTACGGCCTTTGAATTGTCGTGGGAGTTACGGCGACTGTCTTTCCTAGAGCACGAGTTCAAATGTGAATACCAG GAACTTCGACGTCAGTGTCAGGATTTCGCTACTGCACTCCTAGATCACACGAGAAGTTCCCACGAACTTGAAGTACTTCTCAATCATGATCCAACGGGACCAGCATTTGAACACGGGGAACGTATGCATTTGAATCGGTTGAAATTAGCTATTAAACTTCGTCAAAAAAAG TTTGTTGCTCACCCAAATGTACAGCAGCTCTTAGCGTCAATTTGGTACGAAGGATTACCAGGGTTCCGCAGAAAAAATATGGTACTGCAGGTATTAGAAATAGTGAGAATCGGAATTCTCTTTCCAATCTTCAGCGTTGCATACATAATCGCACCTCACAGTAACTTCGGACAAACAATGAGGAAgccttttattaaattcatctGCCACTCTGCTTCCTACTTCACATTTCTCT TCATGCTGATACTTGCCAGCCAGAGGATAGAAAGTGTAATTGGTCTCTGGATGGGTCAAGATATCTCTGAACACGAGCAAACAACTCCAACAAAACGCGGAGCAGCTCCAACTCTCGTTGAATG GTTTATCTTGGCCTGGGTGTCAGGACTAATTTGGTCCGAAGTTAAACAACTGTGGGATGTAGGACTCGAGGAATATGCTAATGACATGTGGAATGTAATTGACTTTGTCACAAATTCACTTTACGTTGCCACTGTCGCGTTAAGAGTTGTGGCTTACTATCGAGTTCAAAAGGAAAATGAAGGGCAATTAGCTGGTATGATAGTTGAACTCCAGAGAGAGCAATGGGACACGTGGGATCCCATGCTCATATCAGAGGGACTTTTTTCAGCTGCTAACATtttcag CTCGTTGAAGCTGGTTTATATCTTCTCGGTAAATCCTCATTTGGGTCCACTACAGGTATCATTATCCCGAATGGTTATGgatattatgaaattttttttcctctatgtACTTGTATTATTTGCATTCTCCTGTG gACTCAATCAACTGTTGTGGTATTACGCGGATATGGAGAAAAAAAGATGCCCGTCGGCTTCGTATCCTTACAGTAATAACAATACCACCACTGATTCAAATGCTTGTATTGTTTGGAGACGTTTTgctaa CCTTTTTGAAACAATTCAAACACTTTTTTGGGCAGTATTCGGTCTAATAGATCTCGAAAGTTTTGAACTGGACGGTATCAAAGTATTCACAAGATTCTGGGGCATGCTGATGTTCGGTACTTACTCAGTTATAAATATAGTCGTATTATTAAATCTACTGATCGCAATGATGAATCACTCGTATCAGCTGATATCC GAGCGTGCAGACGTTGAATGGAAGTTTGCAAGAAGCAAATTATGGATCAGTTACTTCGAAGAAGGGGGAACTGTACCACCGCCGTTCAATATTATACCGACGCCTAAAAGCATGTGGTACATAGGCAAATGGATCTATAGAAAATTCTGTGGGCATAGTAGAGCTGCTAAAAAAGAACACATGAGAACTATACGT CGTAAAGCGAAGCAGGCGTCAGAGCGAGATCTGAGGTATCAAAGTATCATGAGAAATCTCGTGAGAAGATACGTGACTGTGGAGCAGAGAAAAACCGAGGGTGAAGGTGTCACTGAAGACGACGTCAATGAAATAAAGCAGGACATCAGCGCATTCAGATGTGAACTTATTGAGATCCTGAAGAAGTCTGGAATGAATACATCAACATCCTCTGGAACCGGTACCG GCGCtgggggtaaaaaaaatagacagAAAGAGCGAAGATTGATGAAAGGATTTAATATTGCGCCCCAGCCACCCGGTGGCAGTGGAACTTTACCGCCGGTTGCGGAGTTTATTGCGTCTCTACAGCAGGCTCAGGACGAAAACTCGGAAAATCAGGAGCTCTTCGGTAGCACATTGAGTAGCATATTTGGACCTGCAACTACTCCTAAGAAGAACCCTCATCATATTAGCACAAATAGTGTACCGGGTCTGACGACTAGCAATCGACAGAATCGGTGCACACGCAATGGATCCCGTAAACGCCGCTGGGGAACTTTGATTGAAGCTGCCAAAGCACGTTCACGGCTCattg ccGGTAGATCGAGGTCTGAAGATTCCATGTATCCACCAGCGTCTGAAGACGGCGGATTCCGTTCCGAGGGTTCATCAGATTCAAAATCATCTTTAGACGGTGCCCCGCAACTTCCATCAACTCACGAACATTCCCAAGTGACAACCCAGAGCACCAACGGACGTAACGATAATCACCACGTGTTTTCTCACGGTCTAGGTCCAGCTCTCGCAGCTCTTCGTAAGaagcgcaaaaaattttccgcATCTCGTGCTTCGACTCCCGTAATAACCAGCGAAAATGCCAGTACTGTCGACAGTTTATCAACGTTGCCAGTTCGAAACTCATCGGCATCTTCGGCGATCGGTAAAACGACGAAAAATCAATTACACCGAGCTAGCAGTGTCCCAGCTCGCAGTCCAGATCTTTCGGCGCACAATTTATCAAGACGGCACGACTCGACCCAGAGTCAGCAGCCAAGTCTCGACACCATTGAGATTGTTAGTGTTAGTGAGCGACTCG AAAACGATGATGTAAGAATAGATGTTGAACCGCTGAGTCCTTCAACGACGGAAGAAAGTTTTCTGGGTCAACCGACAACCTCAAGGGACTCAGTACCAGTTCAGAGTCTTACAACAAGCGTCAAAAGAAACGGTTCTGCGACACAATTGCAGAGACTACCAGGCATTGAGACAATTCGTGATGTCACCTCCGGCTGGCTCTGA
- the LOC130673682 gene encoding transient receptor potential-gamma protein isoform X1 has translation MTTRTPRMSMSGRPGGFFRGMGSQHHHHHHQQHVSFDPEAPEPPPPPPMPQYHHQTSNFLEKPDVDKKVKRHSIHGMMEEENVVRPHQEMASLSLAEKKYLLAVERGDVASVRRMLQRAQQDEWIKINCVDPLGRSALLMAIDNENLEMVELLIEYKVDTKDALLHAISEEFVEAVEVLLEHEETLHRKGDPHVSSSAVSSACHMPSWEALHPDTATFTPDITPLILSAHRDNYEIIKILLDRGSVLPMPHDVRCGCDECVTSRMEDSLRHSRSRINAYRALASPSLIALSSKDPILTAFELSWELRRLSFLEHEFKCEYQELRRQCQDFATALLDHTRSSHELEVLLNHDPTGPAFEHGERMHLNRLKLAIKLRQKKFVAHPNVQQLLASIWYEGLPGFRRKNMVLQVLEIVRIGILFPIFSVAYIIAPHSNFGQTMRKPFIKFICHSASYFTFLFMLILASQRIESVIGLWMGQDISEHEQTTPTKRGAAPTLVEWFILAWVSGLIWSEVKQLWDVGLEEYANDMWNVIDFVTNSLYVATVALRVVAYYRVQKENEGQLAGMIVELQREQWDTWDPMLISEGLFSAANIFSSLKLVYIFSVNPHLGPLQVSLSRMVMDIMKFFFLYVLVLFAFSCGLNQLLWYYADMEKKRCPSASYPYSNNNTTTDSNACIVWRRFANLFETIQTLFWAVFGLIDLESFELDGIKVFTRFWGMLMFGTYSVINIVVLLNLLIAMMNHSYQLISERADVEWKFARSKLWISYFEEGGTVPPPFNIIPTPKSMWYIGKWIYRKFCGHSRAAKKEHMRTIRRKAKQASERDLRYQSIMRNLVRRYVTVEQRKTEGEGVTEDDVNEIKQDISAFRCELIEILKKSGMNTSTSSGTGAGGKKNRQKERRLMKGFNIAPQPPGGSGTLPPVAEFIASLQQAQDENSENQELFGSTLSSIFGPATTPKKNPHHISTNSVPGLTTSNRQNRCTRNGSRKRRWGTLIEAAKARSRLIAGRSRSEDSMYPPASEDGGFRSEGSSDSKSSLDGAPQLPSTHEHSQVTTQSTNGRNDNHHVFSHGLGPALAALRKKRKKFSASRASTPVITSENASTVDSLSTLPVRNSSASSAIGKTTKNQLHRASSVPARSPDLSAHNLSRRHDSTQSQQPSLDTIEIVSVSERLENDDVRIDVEPLSPSTTEESFLGQPTTSRDSVPVQSLTTSVKRNGSATQLQRLPGIETIRDVTSGWL, from the exons cGACACAGTATTCATGGAATGATGGAAGAAGAAAATGTAGTAAGGCCACATCAAGAGATGGCAAGTCTTTCTttggctgaaaaaaaatatcttctaGCTGTTGAACGCGGTGATGTTGCTTCTGTAAGgag gaTGTTACAACGAGCTCAACAGGACGagtggataaaaataaattgtgtgGATCCATTGGGCAGATCAGCGCTTCTAATGGCAATAGACAATGAAAATCTTGAGATGGTTGAGTTATTAATAGAGTACAAAGTCGACACTAAAGATGCATTATTACACGCAATATCTGAAGAATTTGTAGAAGCTGTTGAGGTGCTTCTCGAGCACGAGGAGACTCTACACAGGAAAGGCGATCCCCACGTAAGCAGCTCGGCTGTGTCGTCTGCTTGTCATATGCCC agTTGGGAAGCACTTCATCCAGACACAGCAACTTTTACTCCAGATATTACGCCCCTAATTCTCTCAGCTCATCGagataattatgaaattattaaaatacttttggacCGCGGTTCTGTTTTGCCTATGCCACATGATGTTCGTTGTGG GTGTGACGAGTGTGTAACCTCAAGAATGGAGGATTCGCTGCGACATTCAAGAAGTAGAATAAATGCATACAGAGCACTGGCATCTCCTTCACTGATAGCTTTGTCTTCCAAAGATCCCATTCTTACGGCCTTTGAATTGTCGTGGGAGTTACGGCGACTGTCTTTCCTAGAGCACGAGTTCAAATGTGAATACCAG GAACTTCGACGTCAGTGTCAGGATTTCGCTACTGCACTCCTAGATCACACGAGAAGTTCCCACGAACTTGAAGTACTTCTCAATCATGATCCAACGGGACCAGCATTTGAACACGGGGAACGTATGCATTTGAATCGGTTGAAATTAGCTATTAAACTTCGTCAAAAAAAG TTTGTTGCTCACCCAAATGTACAGCAGCTCTTAGCGTCAATTTGGTACGAAGGATTACCAGGGTTCCGCAGAAAAAATATGGTACTGCAGGTATTAGAAATAGTGAGAATCGGAATTCTCTTTCCAATCTTCAGCGTTGCATACATAATCGCACCTCACAGTAACTTCGGACAAACAATGAGGAAgccttttattaaattcatctGCCACTCTGCTTCCTACTTCACATTTCTCT TCATGCTGATACTTGCCAGCCAGAGGATAGAAAGTGTAATTGGTCTCTGGATGGGTCAAGATATCTCTGAACACGAGCAAACAACTCCAACAAAACGCGGAGCAGCTCCAACTCTCGTTGAATG GTTTATCTTGGCCTGGGTGTCAGGACTAATTTGGTCCGAAGTTAAACAACTGTGGGATGTAGGACTCGAGGAATATGCTAATGACATGTGGAATGTAATTGACTTTGTCACAAATTCACTTTACGTTGCCACTGTCGCGTTAAGAGTTGTGGCTTACTATCGAGTTCAAAAGGAAAATGAAGGGCAATTAGCTGGTATGATAGTTGAACTCCAGAGAGAGCAATGGGACACGTGGGATCCCATGCTCATATCAGAGGGACTTTTTTCAGCTGCTAACATtttcag CTCGTTGAAGCTGGTTTATATCTTCTCGGTAAATCCTCATTTGGGTCCACTACAGGTATCATTATCCCGAATGGTTATGgatattatgaaattttttttcctctatgtACTTGTATTATTTGCATTCTCCTGTG gACTCAATCAACTGTTGTGGTATTACGCGGATATGGAGAAAAAAAGATGCCCGTCGGCTTCGTATCCTTACAGTAATAACAATACCACCACTGATTCAAATGCTTGTATTGTTTGGAGACGTTTTgctaa CCTTTTTGAAACAATTCAAACACTTTTTTGGGCAGTATTCGGTCTAATAGATCTCGAAAGTTTTGAACTGGACGGTATCAAAGTATTCACAAGATTCTGGGGCATGCTGATGTTCGGTACTTACTCAGTTATAAATATAGTCGTATTATTAAATCTACTGATCGCAATGATGAATCACTCGTATCAGCTGATATCC GAGCGTGCAGACGTTGAATGGAAGTTTGCAAGAAGCAAATTATGGATCAGTTACTTCGAAGAAGGGGGAACTGTACCACCGCCGTTCAATATTATACCGACGCCTAAAAGCATGTGGTACATAGGCAAATGGATCTATAGAAAATTCTGTGGGCATAGTAGAGCTGCTAAAAAAGAACACATGAGAACTATACGT CGTAAAGCGAAGCAGGCGTCAGAGCGAGATCTGAGGTATCAAAGTATCATGAGAAATCTCGTGAGAAGATACGTGACTGTGGAGCAGAGAAAAACCGAGGGTGAAGGTGTCACTGAAGACGACGTCAATGAAATAAAGCAGGACATCAGCGCATTCAGATGTGAACTTATTGAGATCCTGAAGAAGTCTGGAATGAATACATCAACATCCTCTGGAACCG GCGCtgggggtaaaaaaaatagacagAAAGAGCGAAGATTGATGAAAGGATTTAATATTGCGCCCCAGCCACCCGGTGGCAGTGGAACTTTACCGCCGGTTGCGGAGTTTATTGCGTCTCTACAGCAGGCTCAGGACGAAAACTCGGAAAATCAGGAGCTCTTCGGTAGCACATTGAGTAGCATATTTGGACCTGCAACTACTCCTAAGAAGAACCCTCATCATATTAGCACAAATAGTGTACCGGGTCTGACGACTAGCAATCGACAGAATCGGTGCACACGCAATGGATCCCGTAAACGCCGCTGGGGAACTTTGATTGAAGCTGCCAAAGCACGTTCACGGCTCattg ccGGTAGATCGAGGTCTGAAGATTCCATGTATCCACCAGCGTCTGAAGACGGCGGATTCCGTTCCGAGGGTTCATCAGATTCAAAATCATCTTTAGACGGTGCCCCGCAACTTCCATCAACTCACGAACATTCCCAAGTGACAACCCAGAGCACCAACGGACGTAACGATAATCACCACGTGTTTTCTCACGGTCTAGGTCCAGCTCTCGCAGCTCTTCGTAAGaagcgcaaaaaattttccgcATCTCGTGCTTCGACTCCCGTAATAACCAGCGAAAATGCCAGTACTGTCGACAGTTTATCAACGTTGCCAGTTCGAAACTCATCGGCATCTTCGGCGATCGGTAAAACGACGAAAAATCAATTACACCGAGCTAGCAGTGTCCCAGCTCGCAGTCCAGATCTTTCGGCGCACAATTTATCAAGACGGCACGACTCGACCCAGAGTCAGCAGCCAAGTCTCGACACCATTGAGATTGTTAGTGTTAGTGAGCGACTCG AAAACGATGATGTAAGAATAGATGTTGAACCGCTGAGTCCTTCAACGACGGAAGAAAGTTTTCTGGGTCAACCGACAACCTCAAGGGACTCAGTACCAGTTCAGAGTCTTACAACAAGCGTCAAAAGAAACGGTTCTGCGACACAATTGCAGAGACTACCAGGCATTGAGACAATTCGTGATGTCACCTCCGGCTGGCTCTGA